One Mycobacterium sp. SMC-4 DNA window includes the following coding sequences:
- a CDS encoding O-methyltransferase: MASTDQPGAARPSPAEAIVAHAENSISEDAIVGAARERAVDIGAGAVTPAVGALLCVLAKLTGAKAVVEVGTGAGVSGLWLLSGMREDGVLTTIDVEPEHQRIAKQAFTEAGVGPGRTRLISGRAQEVLTRLADESYDLVFIDADPIDQPQFVVEGVRLLRPGGAIVVHRAALGGRAGDATAKDNEVAAVREGARLIAEDERLTPVLIPLGDGLLAAARD, translated from the coding sequence ATGGCCAGCACCGACCAGCCCGGAGCAGCGCGGCCGTCTCCGGCCGAGGCGATCGTCGCCCATGCCGAGAACTCGATCTCCGAGGATGCCATCGTCGGAGCGGCGCGCGAACGTGCCGTCGACATCGGTGCAGGCGCGGTCACCCCGGCCGTCGGGGCCCTGCTGTGCGTGCTGGCGAAGCTGACCGGCGCGAAGGCGGTGGTCGAGGTCGGGACCGGCGCAGGCGTCAGCGGGTTGTGGCTGCTGTCGGGAATGCGCGAGGACGGTGTGCTGACCACCATCGACGTGGAGCCCGAGCATCAGCGGATCGCCAAACAGGCCTTCACCGAGGCCGGCGTCGGTCCGGGTCGCACCCGGCTGATCAGCGGTCGGGCCCAGGAGGTGCTGACCCGGCTCGCCGACGAGTCCTACGATCTGGTGTTCATCGATGCCGACCCGATCGACCAGCCCCAGTTCGTCGTCGAGGGCGTGCGACTGCTGCGTCCCGGCGGGGCGATCGTGGTGCATCGTGCCGCGTTGGGTGGCCGCGCCGGTGATGCGACGGCCAAGGACAACGAGGTCGCCGCGGTGCGCGAAGGGGCCCGATTGATCGCCGAAGACGAACGGCTGACACCGGTGCTGATCCCGCTCGGCGACGGCCTGCTCGCCGCCGCCCGCGATTGA
- a CDS encoding TetR/AcrR family transcriptional regulator, translating into MRSADDLTTRARIRDAAVDLFGRDGFDVGVRAIAAAAGVSPGLVNHHFGSKEGLRRACDDHIVQTVLDSKTESIQSSDPATWFAQFAEIEEYAPLMGYLVRSLQEGGELAKMLWRRLITNTEVYIEAGVQAGTIKPSPDPKARARFLAMAGGGAFLLYLQMHDNPTDLRAVLRDYSEEMVLPALEIYTHGLMTDSTMFDAFTARKAQGVALTATEGAHHD; encoded by the coding sequence ATGCGTTCAGCCGACGATCTCACGACGCGGGCGCGTATCCGCGATGCCGCGGTCGACCTGTTCGGCCGCGACGGTTTCGACGTCGGCGTACGCGCCATCGCCGCGGCTGCGGGCGTCAGCCCGGGACTGGTCAACCACCACTTCGGTTCCAAGGAGGGCCTGCGCCGGGCATGCGATGACCACATCGTCCAGACCGTGCTCGACAGCAAGACCGAGTCGATCCAATCCTCCGATCCCGCAACCTGGTTCGCCCAGTTCGCCGAGATCGAGGAGTATGCCCCGCTGATGGGCTACCTCGTGCGCAGCCTGCAGGAGGGTGGCGAACTGGCAAAGATGCTGTGGCGCAGATTGATCACCAACACCGAGGTGTACATCGAAGCCGGCGTGCAGGCGGGGACCATCAAGCCCAGCCCGGACCCGAAGGCCCGAGCGCGCTTCCTCGCCATGGCCGGTGGTGGCGCCTTTCTGCTGTATCTGCAGATGCACGACAACCCGACCGACCTGCGCGCAGTGCTGCGCGATTACAGCGAGGAGATGGTACTGCCGGCCCTCGAGATCTACACCCACGGTCTGATGACCGACTCCACCATGTTCGACGCGTTCACCGCCAGGAAAGCCCAGGGGGTCGCCCTGACGGCGACAGAAGGAGCGCACCATGACTGA
- a CDS encoding ABC transporter ATP-binding protein, whose protein sequence is MTDANAVEIHGLSKSFGRTRALDGLDLTVAGGQVRGFLGPNGAGKSTTIRVLLGLLRADAGTVRLLDGDPWREAVRLHRRIAYVPGDVTLWPNLTGMQAIDFLTGLRGKQAVDTARRDELIERFELDPHKKARTYSKGNRQKVAIVAAFSTRSELFILDEPTSGLDPLMEQAFARCVREVVEQGAAVLLSSHILAEVEKLCDSVTIIRAGKTVRSGSLTEMRHLMRTTVSARTRGQADLQNAPYVQDLHTERDRVRFSVDRDDLDRAMADLTRAGLADLTVTPASLEDMFLNEYHGARQ, encoded by the coding sequence ATGACTGATGCTAATGCCGTCGAGATCCACGGATTGTCAAAGTCTTTCGGCCGCACCCGAGCACTCGACGGTCTGGACCTGACGGTCGCCGGTGGGCAGGTCCGCGGATTCCTCGGCCCCAACGGCGCGGGCAAGTCGACCACGATTCGGGTGCTGCTGGGCCTGCTACGAGCCGACGCCGGTACCGTGCGGCTGCTCGACGGCGACCCATGGCGCGAGGCAGTCCGCCTGCACCGCCGAATCGCTTATGTGCCAGGAGATGTCACACTCTGGCCTAATCTGACCGGCATGCAGGCCATCGATTTCCTCACCGGTCTGCGCGGAAAGCAAGCGGTGGACACCGCTCGTCGCGACGAGCTGATCGAGCGCTTCGAACTCGACCCGCACAAGAAGGCGCGCACCTACTCGAAAGGCAACCGGCAGAAGGTGGCCATCGTCGCGGCCTTCAGCACGCGCAGCGAGCTGTTCATCCTCGACGAGCCCACATCCGGTCTGGACCCGCTGATGGAACAGGCTTTCGCGCGATGCGTCCGAGAGGTCGTCGAGCAGGGCGCTGCGGTGCTGCTGTCCAGCCATATTCTCGCCGAGGTCGAAAAGCTCTGTGACAGTGTCACGATCATCCGGGCCGGTAAGACGGTGCGCTCCGGCAGCTTGACCGAGATGCGGCATCTGATGCGCACGACTGTTTCTGCCCGCACGCGAGGTCAGGCCGACCTGCAGAACGCGCCCTACGTGCAGGACCTGCACACCGAACGCGACCGCGTGCGGTTCTCGGTGGATCGCGACGATCTCGACCGGGCGATGGCGGACCTGACCCGGGCAGGTCTGGCGGATCTGACGGTCACCCCCGCGTCACTGGAGGACATGTTCCTCAACGAATACCACGGGGCGCGGCAATGA
- a CDS encoding ABC transporter permease: protein MSASVQITMDTRARHAAVPAGSPWAGTRRLIRLALRRDRFRLTIWLVTLTALVGYSPTAFELAYPEEAQRLARVELLKTPAGMLMGGPMFGVNETALGVMVANELMLTLIVAASILAILTVVRHTRAAEEDGSAELVLASVVGRHARTTAALSVVAGVNAALALAMTAALVATGLDVVDSAAMCVGVTAVAMTFGAVASVTAQLWRTARAATGAALGTLGIAALIRGLGDVIDHSGSALSWFSPIAWAQQMRPFADLRWWPMTALVAATVALIITAAFLEQQRQYDDGTIASTGERPNARRIGGVFGLHLALQRGQLIGWSIGLFAGGLAFGSMTQSLLDAAVDNELIARMLDAEGTDGVHTAMSQFLAAAAGAFVVAAVLRVYADETSGLGEAVLARPVSRWRWLTSAVASSVLGSTVLMALAGFGNGLGAGLTLGEAQTVLRLTAAGLAFVPALAVLAGVAAVAVALRQPWIGWLAVTFVITTLYLAALLRLPQWLVDLSPVGRITAPAQTSLAAMLTMLVVAAALTAAAGLCYRQRDAA from the coding sequence ATGAGCGCCTCCGTCCAGATCACGATGGATACCCGCGCACGCCACGCCGCCGTCCCGGCCGGCTCGCCGTGGGCCGGGACCCGGCGCCTCATCAGGTTGGCATTGCGCCGCGACCGGTTCCGATTGACCATCTGGCTCGTGACCCTTACGGCGCTGGTGGGTTACTCCCCGACAGCCTTCGAGCTCGCCTACCCTGAAGAGGCACAACGGCTGGCCAGAGTAGAGCTGCTCAAGACGCCCGCCGGCATGCTGATGGGCGGGCCGATGTTCGGGGTCAACGAGACTGCGCTGGGGGTGATGGTCGCCAACGAGCTGATGCTGACGTTGATCGTCGCCGCCTCCATTCTGGCCATCCTGACCGTGGTTCGGCACACCCGCGCAGCAGAGGAGGATGGCAGCGCGGAATTGGTCCTCGCCTCGGTCGTCGGACGCCATGCCCGCACCACCGCGGCACTGAGCGTGGTGGCCGGCGTCAACGCCGCACTGGCCCTGGCGATGACCGCCGCGTTGGTGGCCACCGGTCTCGACGTGGTCGACAGCGCGGCGATGTGCGTCGGGGTCACCGCGGTCGCCATGACATTCGGCGCGGTGGCCTCGGTCACCGCACAGCTGTGGCGCACCGCGCGCGCAGCCACCGGCGCCGCGCTGGGCACGCTCGGAATCGCCGCCCTGATCCGCGGGCTCGGCGACGTCATCGACCACTCCGGCAGCGCGCTGAGCTGGTTCTCTCCCATCGCGTGGGCACAGCAGATGCGCCCGTTCGCCGACCTGCGCTGGTGGCCGATGACCGCGTTGGTCGCTGCCACCGTCGCCCTGATCATCACCGCGGCGTTCCTCGAGCAGCAGCGCCAATACGACGACGGCACAATTGCTTCCACCGGCGAGCGGCCCAACGCGCGGCGTATCGGCGGCGTCTTCGGGTTGCATCTGGCGTTGCAACGCGGACAGCTGATCGGCTGGTCGATCGGCCTGTTCGCCGGGGGCCTGGCGTTCGGTTCGATGACCCAGTCGCTGCTCGACGCGGCCGTCGACAACGAGCTGATCGCGCGGATGCTCGATGCCGAGGGCACCGACGGAGTGCACACCGCCATGTCGCAGTTCCTCGCCGCGGCCGCCGGCGCGTTCGTGGTTGCCGCCGTGCTGCGGGTGTACGCAGACGAGACGTCCGGCCTCGGTGAAGCCGTGCTGGCTCGGCCGGTGTCTCGTTGGCGTTGGCTGACCAGCGCGGTGGCGTCATCGGTGCTCGGCTCGACAGTGCTGATGGCCTTGGCCGGGTTCGGTAACGGACTGGGCGCCGGGCTGACCCTTGGGGAAGCCCAGACCGTACTGCGGCTGACCGCAGCCGGCCTGGCGTTCGTTCCCGCGCTGGCGGTACTGGCCGGTGTCGCGGCGGTCGCGGTGGCCTTACGCCAGCCCTGGATCGGCTGGCTGGCGGTGACTTTCGTGATCACGACGTTGTATCTGGCTGCGCTGCTGCGCCTGCCCCAGTGGTTGGTGGACCTGTCGCCGGTCGGTCGGATCACCGCCCCTGCGCAGACGTCGCTTGCCGCCATGCTCACGATGCTTGTGGTCGCCGCCGCGCTCACCGCGGCCGCCGGGTTGTGCTACCGGCAGCGAGACGCCGCCTGA
- the glgC gene encoding glucose-1-phosphate adenylyltransferase has product MREAPHVLGIVLAGGEGKRLYPLTADRAKPAVPFGGAYRLIDFVLSNLVNARYLRICVLTQYKSHSLDRHISQNWRLSGLAGEYITPVPAQQRLGPRWYTGSADAIYQSMNLIYDEDPDYIVIFGADHVYRMDPEQMVAQHIDSGAGATVAGIRVPRAEASAFGCIDADDSGRIRSFIEKPADPPGTPDDPAQTFVSMGNYIFTTKVLIDAIRADAEDDDSDHDMGGDIIPRLVSDGMAAVYDFSNNEVPGATERDHGYWRDVGTLDAFYDAHMDLVSVHPIFNLYNKRWPIRGGSENLAPAKFVNGGSAQESVVGAGSIVSAASVRNSVLSSNVSIDDGAIVEGSVIMPGVRIGRGAVVRHAILDKNVVVGPGEMVGVDLDKDRERFSISAGGVVAVGKGVWV; this is encoded by the coding sequence ATGAGGGAAGCGCCACACGTGCTTGGCATCGTCCTCGCCGGCGGAGAGGGCAAGCGGTTGTATCCGCTGACGGCCGACCGCGCCAAGCCTGCGGTGCCGTTCGGGGGCGCCTACCGGCTGATCGACTTCGTGCTGTCGAACCTGGTCAACGCCCGCTATCTGCGGATCTGTGTACTGACCCAATACAAGTCGCATTCGCTGGATCGGCATATCTCGCAGAACTGGCGGTTATCCGGGCTTGCTGGGGAGTACATCACGCCGGTGCCGGCCCAGCAGCGTCTCGGGCCGCGCTGGTACACCGGTTCGGCTGACGCCATCTATCAGTCGATGAACCTGATCTATGACGAAGACCCCGACTACATCGTGATCTTCGGCGCCGACCACGTCTACCGGATGGATCCCGAGCAGATGGTCGCCCAGCACATCGACAGCGGGGCGGGCGCGACGGTGGCCGGCATTCGGGTGCCGCGGGCCGAAGCCAGCGCCTTCGGCTGCATCGACGCCGACGACTCGGGACGCATCCGTTCGTTCATCGAGAAGCCGGCCGACCCGCCGGGAACCCCGGACGACCCGGCGCAGACGTTCGTGTCGATGGGCAACTACATCTTCACCACCAAGGTGCTCATCGATGCCATCCGGGCCGACGCCGAGGACGACGACTCCGATCACGACATGGGCGGTGACATCATCCCGCGGCTGGTGTCCGACGGGATGGCCGCGGTCTACGACTTCAGCAACAACGAGGTGCCCGGGGCAACCGAGCGCGACCACGGCTACTGGCGCGACGTCGGAACCCTGGATGCGTTCTACGACGCGCACATGGACCTGGTGTCGGTGCATCCGATCTTCAATCTGTACAACAAGCGCTGGCCGATTCGGGGAGGCTCGGAGAACCTGGCACCGGCGAAGTTCGTCAACGGTGGATCGGCCCAGGAGTCGGTGGTCGGCGCCGGAAGCATCGTCTCGGCCGCGTCGGTGCGCAACTCGGTGCTGTCGTCCAACGTCTCGATCGACGACGGCGCCATCGTCGAGGGCAGCGTGATCATGCCCGGGGTGCGCATCGGTCGCGGAGCGGTGGTGCGCCACGCGATCCTGGACAAGAACGTCGTCGTCGGCCCCGGGGAAATGGTCGGGGTCGATCTGGACAAGGATCGCGAGCGGTTCTCGATCAGCGCCGGGGGCGTGGTGGCGGTCGGCAAGGGCGTCTGGGTCTGA
- the glgA gene encoding glycogen synthase, which yields MRVAMMTREYPPEVYGGAGVHVTELVAQLRRLCEVDVHCMGAPRPGVTVAAPDPALAGANAALATLSADLTMVNTASAASVVHSHTWYTGMAGHLAALLYDVPHVLTAHSLEPRRPWKAEQLGGGYRISSWVEKTAVEAAAAVIAVSSGMRADVLATYPALDPARVHVVRNGIDTDVWRPVARGTGDTSVLNALGVDPDRPIVAFVGRITRQKGVAHLVAAAHHFAPEVQLVMCAGAPDTPEIAEEVTSAVHRLCAVRSGVYWVREMLPTHDICEILSAAAVFVCPSVYEPLGIVNLEAMACATAVVASDVGGIPEVVDDQRTGVLVHYTAEDAVSFERNLAEAVNALVGDPDRARRYGQAGRQRCIDEFSWAQIAQETLQIYRQVTA from the coding sequence ATGCGGGTGGCGATGATGACTCGGGAGTACCCACCCGAGGTGTACGGCGGTGCGGGGGTGCATGTCACCGAGCTCGTGGCCCAGTTGCGCCGGCTCTGTGAGGTCGATGTGCACTGCATGGGCGCCCCCCGTCCGGGTGTGACGGTGGCCGCGCCCGATCCGGCGCTGGCCGGGGCCAACGCGGCATTGGCCACTCTGTCGGCGGATCTGACCATGGTCAACACCGCCTCGGCGGCCTCGGTGGTGCATTCCCACACCTGGTACACCGGCATGGCCGGCCACCTGGCAGCGCTGCTCTACGACGTCCCCCATGTACTCACCGCGCACTCGCTGGAGCCCAGACGGCCGTGGAAGGCCGAACAGCTCGGCGGCGGTTATCGCATCTCGTCATGGGTGGAGAAGACGGCCGTGGAGGCGGCCGCGGCGGTGATCGCGGTCAGCTCCGGCATGCGCGCCGATGTCCTGGCGACCTACCCGGCGCTGGACCCCGCACGGGTGCACGTGGTGCGCAACGGCATCGATACCGACGTCTGGCGGCCGGTGGCTCGCGGCACCGGTGACACCTCGGTGCTCAACGCCCTAGGCGTCGACCCAGACCGCCCGATCGTCGCGTTCGTCGGCCGCATCACCCGCCAGAAGGGCGTCGCGCACCTGGTAGCCGCCGCTCACCATTTCGCGCCGGAGGTCCAGCTGGTGATGTGTGCCGGCGCTCCGGACACCCCGGAGATCGCCGAAGAGGTGACCTCGGCGGTGCACCGGCTCTGCGCTGTGCGCTCGGGGGTCTACTGGGTGCGCGAGATGCTGCCAACCCATGACATTTGCGAAATACTCTCGGCAGCAGCGGTATTCGTGTGCCCGTCGGTGTACGAACCGTTGGGAATCGTCAACCTGGAGGCGATGGCGTGCGCGACCGCGGTGGTCGCGTCCGACGTCGGCGGCATCCCCGAGGTGGTCGACGACCAGCGCACCGGTGTGCTGGTGCACTACACCGCCGAAGACGCCGTGTCCTTCGAACGCAACCTGGCCGAGGCCGTCAATGCCCTCGTCGGCGATCCGGACCGGGCCCGCCGTTACGGACAGGCGGGCCGCCAACGCTGCATCGACGAGTTCTCCTGGGCTCAGATCGCCCAGGAGACCCTGCAGATCTACCGTCAGGTCACGGCCTAG
- a CDS encoding DUF3117 domain-containing protein, with the protein MAAMKPRTGDGPLEATKEGRGIVMRVPLEGGGRLVVELTPEEAAALGDELKGVTS; encoded by the coding sequence ATGGCGGCGATGAAGCCCCGGACCGGAGACGGTCCACTGGAAGCGACCAAGGAGGGGCGCGGCATCGTGATGCGGGTACCACTGGAGGGCGGTGGCCGGCTGGTCGTCGAACTCACCCCTGAAGAGGCAGCCGCGCTCGGCGACGAACTCAAGGGCGTCACCAGCTAG
- a CDS encoding DNA-3-methyladenine glycosylase I yields the protein MSAVEDRRVRCGWIDQSRLSAEDFVLYRDYHDQEWGRPVRDSDALFERISLEAFQSGLSWLIILRKRNNFRAAFDGFDIEKIARYTDRDIERLLADPGIVRNRAKIEATVANARATADLTDQGIDLGELLWSFAPPDAATRPRPVDLSRVAAVTPESTAMAKDLKRRGFRFVGPTTAYALMQATGMVDDHVANCWVPREDG from the coding sequence ATCAGCGCAGTCGAGGACCGCCGGGTCCGGTGTGGGTGGATCGATCAATCACGGCTCTCGGCAGAGGATTTCGTGCTGTACCGGGACTATCACGACCAGGAGTGGGGCCGGCCGGTGCGTGATTCGGATGCGCTGTTCGAGCGAATCAGCTTGGAGGCCTTCCAGAGCGGGCTGTCCTGGCTGATCATCCTGCGCAAGCGGAACAACTTCCGCGCAGCGTTCGACGGCTTCGACATCGAGAAAATCGCGCGCTACACCGATCGCGACATCGAGCGGTTGCTGGCCGATCCCGGGATCGTCCGCAATCGGGCCAAGATCGAGGCCACGGTCGCCAATGCCCGCGCCACCGCCGATCTCACCGATCAGGGCATCGATCTCGGTGAGCTGTTGTGGTCGTTCGCGCCGCCCGACGCCGCCACCCGGCCGCGGCCGGTGGACCTGTCGCGAGTGGCGGCGGTGACCCCGGAATCGACCGCGATGGCCAAGGATCTCAAGCGCCGAGGGTTCCGGTTCGTGGGGCCCACAACGGCCTATGCGCTCATGCAGGCGACCGGCATGGTCGATGACCACGTCGCCAACTGCTGGGTGCCGCGCGAGGACGGCTGA
- a CDS encoding DivIVA domain-containing protein — translation MTLVLLYLVVLVLVGIVLFAIGSMLFGRGEPLPPLPRATTATVLPVAEVTGADVDALKFTQTLRGYKTSEVDWVLERLGREIDSLRAQLAQADTPVPPDDDRSDAPTGAHHWDMQ, via the coding sequence GTGACGCTCGTCCTGCTCTATCTCGTCGTGCTGGTGCTCGTCGGCATCGTGTTGTTCGCCATCGGCAGCATGTTGTTCGGTCGGGGGGAACCGCTGCCTCCGCTGCCGCGCGCCACCACCGCCACCGTGCTGCCGGTCGCGGAGGTGACCGGCGCCGATGTCGACGCGCTGAAGTTCACCCAGACGTTGCGGGGCTACAAGACCAGCGAAGTCGACTGGGTGCTTGAGCGGCTGGGTCGGGAGATCGACTCGCTGCGTGCGCAGTTGGCCCAGGCCGATACGCCGGTCCCGCCCGACGACGACCGAAGCGATGCTCCTACCGGCGCGCACCACTGGGACATGCAGTGA
- a CDS encoding glucosyl-3-phosphoglycerate synthase yields the protein MTVLSDRVNDLQLDEVARHRWLGDHSWSRPHWSIADLEAAKRGRTVSVVLPALNEEETVGGVVETIIPLLGGLVDELIVLDSGSTDDTEIRAVAAGARVVSREVALPEVAPQPGKGEVLWRSLAATTGDIIAFVDSDLLDPDPMFVPKLLGPLLTTDGVHLVKGFYRRPLKVSGGEDANGGGRVTELVARPLLAALRPELMCLYQPLGGEYAGTRELLTSVPFAPGYGVEIGLLVDTYDRLGLDAIAQVNLGVRTHRNRPLTELASMSRQVIATLLQRCGIPDSGVGLTQFFADGEDYTPRTSTVSLADRPPMVTLRPR from the coding sequence ATGACTGTGCTGTCTGATCGTGTCAACGACCTGCAATTGGACGAGGTGGCTCGGCACCGCTGGCTGGGCGACCACAGCTGGAGCCGGCCGCACTGGAGCATTGCCGACCTCGAAGCCGCCAAACGGGGCCGGACAGTGTCGGTGGTACTGCCCGCCCTCAATGAAGAGGAGACGGTCGGCGGCGTCGTCGAGACGATCATCCCGCTGCTGGGCGGACTGGTCGACGAGCTGATCGTGCTGGACTCCGGCTCGACCGACGACACCGAGATCCGCGCCGTCGCCGCCGGCGCTCGGGTGGTCAGCCGCGAGGTCGCGCTGCCGGAGGTGGCGCCCCAACCCGGAAAGGGTGAGGTCTTGTGGCGCTCGCTGGCCGCCACCACCGGCGACATCATCGCCTTCGTCGACTCCGACCTGCTCGATCCGGACCCGATGTTCGTACCCAAGCTGCTGGGCCCGCTGCTGACCACCGACGGTGTCCATCTCGTCAAGGGGTTCTACCGCCGCCCGCTCAAGGTCAGCGGCGGTGAGGACGCCAATGGCGGCGGACGTGTCACCGAACTGGTGGCGCGCCCGCTTTTGGCAGCGTTGCGGCCGGAGTTGATGTGTCTGTACCAGCCGCTGGGCGGCGAGTATGCCGGCACCCGTGAGCTGTTGACGTCGGTGCCGTTCGCGCCCGGCTACGGCGTGGAGATCGGCCTGCTCGTCGACACCTACGACCGCCTCGGCCTCGACGCCATCGCCCAGGTCAATCTCGGGGTGCGCACGCACCGCAACCGGCCGCTGACCGAGCTGGCGTCGATGAGCAGGCAGGTGATCGCGACGTTGCTGCAACGCTGCGGGATTCCCGACTCCGGCGTCGGGCTCACCCAGTTCTTCGCCGACGGCGAGGACTACACCCCGCGCACGTCGACGGTCTCGCTGGCCGACCGCCCGCCGATGGTGACGCTGCGGCCGCGCTGA
- the folP gene encoding dihydropteroate synthase — translation MAIVNRTPDSFYDRGATFTDRAAQDAARRVIDEGADVVDVGGVKAGPGAQVDADEEIARVVPFIEWLRAAFPDQLISVDTWRAEVAKQACAAGADLINDTWSGADPALAEVAAEFNAGLVCSHTGGAVPRTRPFRVNYGISERGVVDDVVAEVTRAAEHAVSLGVSPERILIDPTHDFGKNTYHGLSLLRHVEELVKTGWPVLMALSNKDFVGETLGVGLTERLEGTLAATALAAADGAAMFRVHEVGPTRRVLEMVASIKGARQPKRTVRGLA, via the coding sequence ATGGCGATCGTCAACCGCACGCCGGACTCGTTCTACGACCGCGGCGCCACTTTCACCGACCGCGCTGCCCAGGATGCGGCGCGCCGGGTCATCGACGAGGGAGCCGACGTGGTCGACGTCGGCGGGGTGAAGGCCGGCCCCGGCGCGCAGGTCGACGCCGACGAGGAGATCGCCCGCGTGGTGCCTTTCATCGAATGGCTGCGTGCGGCGTTTCCTGACCAGTTGATCTCGGTGGATACCTGGCGCGCCGAGGTGGCCAAGCAGGCCTGCGCGGCCGGAGCCGATCTGATCAACGACACCTGGAGCGGAGCCGACCCCGCGTTGGCCGAGGTGGCCGCCGAATTCAACGCCGGCCTGGTGTGCTCGCACACCGGTGGTGCGGTGCCACGCACCCGCCCGTTCCGGGTCAACTACGGCATCTCCGAGCGCGGCGTGGTCGACGACGTCGTCGCCGAGGTGACCAGAGCAGCCGAACACGCGGTCAGTCTGGGAGTGTCACCAGAGCGCATCCTGATCGATCCGACCCATGACTTCGGCAAGAACACTTACCACGGTCTTAGTTTGTTGCGTCATGTGGAAGAGCTTGTAAAAACTGGATGGCCGGTCCTGATGGCGCTGAGTAACAAAGATTTCGTCGGGGAGACTCTGGGTGTGGGTCTGACCGAGCGCCTCGAGGGCACCCTGGCCGCGACCGCCCTGGCGGCTGCCGACGGTGCAGCGATGTTCCGTGTGCACGAAGTCGGACCCACGCGTCGGGTATTGGAGATGGTCGCGTCGATCAAAGGCGCCCGTCAGCCGAAACGTACGGTGAGGGGACTTGCATGA